A single region of the Prochlorococcus marinus str. MIT 0917 genome encodes:
- the cysE gene encoding serine O-acetyltransferase yields the protein MFRSLSSDIAIIKERDPAARGVWEILFCYPGFQALSIHRISHKLWKIKLPLIPRLMSHFTRFLTGVEIHPGARIGKGVFIDHGMGVVIGETSEIGDRCLLYQGVTLGGTGKGSGKRHPTLEDNVVVGAGAKVLGGIRVGTNTRIGAGSVVVKNVESNCTVVGIPGRIVHQSGVKINPLAHSALPDTEANVLRNLMERIDQLETDILGLQDLVVNIQNNKKNEDIIFGESQNIRDKEIIEFIGDDVK from the coding sequence ATGTTTCGATCACTCAGTTCAGATATAGCAATCATTAAAGAAAGAGATCCCGCAGCGAGAGGTGTCTGGGAAATACTCTTTTGTTATCCAGGATTTCAAGCTTTATCAATACACAGAATTAGTCACAAGTTATGGAAAATCAAACTTCCTCTCATACCAAGGTTAATGAGTCACTTCACTAGGTTTTTAACAGGTGTAGAAATTCATCCAGGTGCCAGGATTGGTAAAGGTGTATTTATAGATCATGGAATGGGCGTGGTAATTGGAGAAACAAGTGAAATAGGCGATAGATGCTTGCTATATCAAGGAGTAACTTTAGGCGGTACTGGTAAAGGGAGTGGAAAAAGACACCCAACTCTAGAAGACAATGTCGTAGTGGGTGCAGGAGCGAAAGTGCTTGGAGGGATTCGCGTAGGCACCAATACGAGAATTGGTGCAGGTTCAGTGGTAGTAAAAAATGTTGAATCAAATTGTACTGTTGTCGGCATTCCTGGCCGAATAGTTCATCAAAGTGGAGTCAAAATAAATCCGTTGGCACATTCTGCACTCCCAGATACAGAAGCCAATGTTTTACGAAATCTTATGGAAAGAATTGATCAATTAGAAACTGATATTTTAGGATTACAAGATCTAGTAGTTAATATTCAAAATAATAAAAAGAATGAAGATATCATCTTTGGAGAATCACAAAACATAAGAGATAAGGAAATTATAGAATTTATTGGCGATGATGTGAAATAG
- a CDS encoding DUF4214 domain-containing protein, which translates to MDLIYSAVINNEFKSHTEITLSNKEIITYYIDNTYGWNDLSLYNISGSSNTIITDKITTFNLGHSQQYKNFIEESLNKIDEIIDIDFAPMSTNNGSMLDIYHVNYSSGFKENVIGQVIQQKSNAGYWWEILWKDNPSTTQNNQKANLNTILHEIGHSLGLGHPFNDPTNPLWDSWDTIMSYNKGANDWNTWFSEVDLNALIKMWGREDDLGFIDYKDNSSNYKFKQSKNKNYFIKTDIGYENITEINTLKFTDKSINVETDIVGVFNLIKSEDDISGKIYRLYNAAFSRFPDNSGLQYWIEKNVSGENTYKQTANSFLISEEFKNTYGTDSSNHDYITNLYSNVLNRTPDIEGFEYWYNQIETGLEDRSDLLIGFSESSENKSVFLNETNII; encoded by the coding sequence ATGGATCTAATTTACAGTGCCGTTATAAATAATGAATTTAAATCTCATACAGAAATAACGTTATCAAATAAAGAAATAATAACTTATTATATTGATAATACATATGGATGGAATGATCTTTCACTATATAATATATCAGGAAGTAGTAATACAATAATTACAGATAAAATTACTACTTTTAACTTAGGCCATAGTCAACAGTATAAGAATTTCATAGAAGAATCATTGAATAAAATTGATGAAATTATTGATATTGATTTCGCTCCAATGTCTACAAATAATGGATCTATGCTTGATATTTACCATGTAAACTACTCTTCAGGATTCAAGGAAAATGTCATAGGTCAAGTAATTCAACAAAAATCTAATGCAGGGTACTGGTGGGAAATACTTTGGAAAGATAATCCTTCAACTACTCAAAATAATCAAAAAGCTAATCTTAATACTATATTGCATGAAATTGGACACTCACTTGGATTAGGGCATCCATTTAATGATCCAACTAATCCTCTATGGGATTCATGGGATACTATAATGTCATATAACAAAGGGGCTAATGATTGGAACACATGGTTCTCAGAAGTTGACTTAAATGCACTAATAAAAATGTGGGGTAGAGAAGATGATCTAGGATTTATAGACTATAAAGATAATAGTTCTAATTATAAATTCAAACAGTCTAAAAATAAAAATTATTTTATTAAAACGGATATAGGATATGAAAATATCACGGAAATTAATACTCTAAAATTTACTGATAAATCAATTAATGTTGAAACAGATATTGTTGGCGTATTTAACCTAATTAAATCAGAAGATGATATTTCGGGTAAAATATATAGACTTTATAATGCGGCTTTTTCTAGATTTCCAGATAATAGTGGTTTACAATATTGGATAGAAAAAAATGTTTCTGGTGAAAACACGTACAAACAAACAGCTAATTCATTTTTAATATCAGAAGAATTCAAGAATACATATGGAACCGATTCCAGCAATCATGACTATATTACAAATCTTTACAGCAATGTTCTAAATAGAACGCCTGATATAGAGGGTTTTGAATATTGGTACAATCAAATCGAGACAGGATTGGAGGATAGAAGTGATTTACTTATTGGGTTTTCTGAGTCCTCAGAAAACAAGTCAGTTTTCTTAAATGAAACAAACATTATTTGA
- a CDS encoding ATP-binding cassette domain-containing protein, whose translation MINIDSNELQKLYIAYFGRPGDPSGINYWLSRVNESITIREISHELSRQDEYKQSISQDKSIDFKINKLYLNLFNRKADFEGLNYWMDRINVEDYQIADVVFELLYSTNKSYSINSEQELNDINILQNKISAAELFTKQISKSITLINLYKPASISPWLSGNAFARVSNFLSNITFQKVNIEQIRDVVFSLSDDSINMLNNPAIEIRDLSISIPIYHLENRSLTKRFTKKVINFTGGALDQSKNRTNVIALNNINLTIMKGERVGLIGHNGSGKSSFLRLISGIYLPTKGNINVLVDVYPMLQKTFLTSSELSGIDACKAHYLLKNHSLKGFEPFLNEIIEFSGLGSYISLPIKTYSDGMSARLIFSILTSSPHDCLAIDEGFGTGDADFYDKAEERMKEFMESAATLFLASHSEELLKQFCNRGIVFSHGSIAYDGPLDAALNYYHTHDYYRKNVVG comes from the coding sequence ATGATTAATATTGATTCCAATGAATTGCAAAAATTATACATAGCATATTTTGGAAGACCTGGAGATCCATCTGGAATAAATTATTGGCTTTCACGAGTTAATGAATCAATTACTATTAGAGAAATATCTCATGAATTATCTAGACAGGATGAATATAAACAATCTATTTCTCAAGATAAATCTATTGATTTTAAAATTAATAAATTATATTTAAACTTATTTAATAGAAAAGCAGATTTTGAAGGTTTGAATTATTGGATGGATAGGATTAATGTTGAAGACTATCAAATTGCAGATGTAGTATTTGAACTTTTGTATTCAACTAATAAGTCTTACTCTATTAATTCTGAACAAGAATTAAATGATATAAATATTTTACAAAATAAGATTTCTGCTGCAGAATTATTTACTAAACAAATTAGTAAGAGCATTACTTTGATTAATTTATATAAGCCTGCTTCAATATCCCCTTGGCTGTCAGGTAATGCTTTCGCTAGAGTATCAAATTTTCTAAGTAATATAACTTTTCAGAAAGTCAACATTGAGCAGATAAGGGATGTTGTTTTCTCGTTATCCGATGATTCAATAAATATGCTTAATAATCCAGCTATAGAAATTAGAGATTTATCTATTTCTATACCTATTTATCATTTAGAAAACAGGTCTCTTACCAAGAGATTTACAAAGAAAGTTATTAACTTTACAGGTGGTGCCTTAGATCAATCTAAAAATAGAACTAATGTAATCGCACTAAATAATATAAATTTGACTATCATGAAAGGAGAAAGAGTAGGGCTAATTGGTCATAACGGTTCTGGTAAAAGTAGTTTTCTAAGATTGATATCAGGCATTTATTTACCTACAAAAGGAAATATCAATGTTTTAGTAGATGTTTATCCTATGCTCCAAAAGACCTTTTTAACTAGTTCAGAACTTTCTGGAATTGATGCATGTAAAGCACATTATTTACTTAAAAATCACAGTCTAAAAGGCTTCGAACCTTTCTTAAATGAAATAATAGAATTTTCAGGTCTAGGTTCCTATATTTCTTTGCCTATAAAAACTTATAGCGATGGAATGTCTGCAAGATTAATTTTTTCTATTCTTACCTCAAGTCCTCATGATTGTTTGGCTATAGACGAAGGGTTTGGAACAGGTGATGCTGACTTTTACGATAAAGCTGAAGAGAGAATGAAAGAATTTATGGAATCCGCAGCAACTTTATTTTTAGCGAGTCATTCTGAAGAACTTTTAAAGCAATTTTGTAATAGAGGCATTGTTTTTAGCCATGGATCAATTGCATATGACGGCCCTTTAGATGCTGCATTGAATTACTATCATACTCATGACTATTATCGTAAAAATGTTGTTGGGTAA
- a CDS encoding GntR family transcriptional regulator, translating into MRFHIQQESEIPASSQLHNQICFAIAARHYPPGHRLPSTRQLAMQTGLHRNTISKVYRQLETDGVVEAIAGSGIYVRDQQKQKDLRDSSHSIRKKGIQDVDHEVRKSIDQLLDAGCTLQQTRELFTREIDWRLRCGARLLVSTPREDIGASLLIAEELAPHLDVPVEVVPMEELESVLESSSKGTVVTSRYFLQPLEELAKLHKVRAVAVDLSDFQKELTILKKLRSGSCVGIVSISPGILRAAEVILHSMRGNELLLMTANPDVGSRLIALLRAASHVICDSPSLPVIEHTLRQNRSQLMRMPQIHCAQKYLSDSTIEELSKEIGLLE; encoded by the coding sequence GTGAGATTCCATATTCAACAGGAAAGTGAAATCCCTGCATCTAGTCAATTACATAATCAAATATGCTTTGCCATTGCAGCCAGGCATTACCCTCCTGGGCACAGATTGCCAAGTACTAGACAACTGGCAATGCAAACAGGTTTACATCGGAACACTATAAGTAAAGTATATAGACAGCTAGAAACAGATGGGGTCGTTGAAGCTATTGCAGGATCAGGGATTTATGTTCGAGATCAGCAAAAACAAAAAGATTTAAGAGATAGCTCTCATTCAATACGAAAAAAAGGTATTCAGGATGTAGACCATGAGGTTCGTAAAAGTATTGATCAACTTTTAGATGCAGGATGTACCTTGCAGCAAACGAGAGAATTATTTACACGTGAAATTGATTGGAGACTTAGATGTGGAGCTCGCTTACTCGTTAGTACTCCGAGAGAAGATATTGGGGCATCATTACTTATTGCTGAAGAATTGGCTCCTCATTTAGATGTCCCAGTGGAGGTTGTTCCCATGGAGGAACTTGAAAGCGTCTTAGAAAGTTCAAGCAAAGGAACCGTAGTCACAAGCAGATATTTCTTACAACCTTTAGAAGAATTAGCCAAACTTCATAAAGTTAGAGCAGTAGCTGTAGATCTCAGTGATTTTCAAAAAGAACTAACAATATTAAAAAAACTTCGCTCAGGTAGTTGTGTAGGAATCGTGAGTATTAGCCCAGGCATTCTAAGAGCTGCAGAAGTTATCTTACACAGCATGCGTGGCAATGAACTACTTTTAATGACTGCAAATCCCGATGTAGGTAGCCGTTTAATAGCTTTATTAAGAGCGGCAAGTCACGTAATTTGTGATAGCCCTAGCCTACCCGTTATAGAACATACCCTTAGGCAAAATAGATCTCAACTAATGAGAATGCCACAAATTCATTGCGCACAAAAATACCTTAGTGACTCTACAATTGAAGAGTTAAGTAAAGAGATTGGCCTTCTCGAGTAA
- a CDS encoding DUF6447 family protein, translating to MPTITIDDKEYNLDDLSNQAKEQLASIQFVQGEIKKLEGQIAVYKTAYAAYTSALKSEIEE from the coding sequence ATGCCAACCATTACTATAGATGATAAAGAATACAATCTTGATGACTTAAGTAATCAAGCTAAAGAACAGCTAGCAAGTATACAATTTGTTCAAGGTGAAATAAAAAAACTAGAGGGTCAAATAGCAGTATATAAAACTGCATATGCTGCTTATACCTCAGCACTTAAATCTGAGATTGAGGAATAA
- the gmd gene encoding GDP-mannose 4,6-dehydratase, whose translation MPQSKIALITGITGQDGSYLAELLLSKGYEVHGLIRRSSQVNTNLLKHLINDQSKNNLHFHYGDISQSTNILRIIGEIKPDEIYNLAAQSHVKVSFDLPEYSAQTNALGPLRILESIRILGLTKKTKIYQASTSELYGLVRESPQSENTPFYPRSPYGVAKLYAYWITINYRESYGIFACNGILFNHESPRRGEDFVTRKITLGLCRIDAGTQDYLSMGNIDALRDWGHAKDYVEMQWRMLQQDIPEDYVIATGQMTSVRKFIEMSAEELNWGGIIWEGEGLNEVGKRKDNGKIVIKINPKYFRPCEVHNLLGDAQKAQSKLSWKAKTTIKDLIREMINHDRKLTLQELSS comes from the coding sequence GTGCCTCAAAGCAAAATCGCACTGATCACAGGAATTACAGGGCAGGATGGTAGCTACCTTGCTGAATTACTTTTGAGTAAAGGTTACGAAGTACATGGTCTCATAAGACGATCCAGTCAAGTCAATACAAATTTACTTAAACATTTAATCAATGATCAAAGCAAAAATAACTTGCATTTTCATTACGGTGACATTAGTCAAAGCACAAATATTCTGAGAATTATCGGTGAAATCAAACCTGATGAAATATATAATCTAGCAGCACAAAGTCACGTAAAAGTTAGTTTTGATTTACCTGAATATAGCGCTCAAACCAATGCACTTGGACCACTAAGGATTTTAGAATCTATTAGAATATTAGGCCTAACAAAGAAAACAAAGATTTACCAAGCAAGCACTTCTGAACTTTACGGTCTTGTAAGAGAAAGTCCCCAATCAGAAAACACTCCATTTTACCCTAGAAGCCCATACGGAGTTGCAAAGTTATACGCCTATTGGATAACTATTAACTATCGAGAATCATATGGAATTTTTGCATGCAACGGCATTTTATTTAATCATGAATCACCAAGACGAGGAGAGGATTTTGTAACTAGAAAAATCACTCTAGGGCTGTGCCGAATTGATGCTGGAACTCAAGACTATTTATCAATGGGCAATATTGATGCTTTACGTGATTGGGGTCATGCCAAAGATTATGTTGAGATGCAATGGAGAATGCTTCAACAAGATATTCCAGAAGACTATGTTATCGCGACAGGTCAAATGACTTCTGTTAGAAAATTCATTGAGATGTCAGCTGAAGAATTGAATTGGGGAGGAATTATATGGGAAGGTGAAGGCCTCAATGAAGTTGGGAAAAGAAAGGATAATGGTAAAATAGTTATCAAAATAAATCCTAAATACTTCAGACCATGCGAAGTACATAATCTTCTAGGAGATGCCCAAAAGGCACAATCGAAACTTTCATGGAAAGCTAAAACAACAATCAAAGATTTGATCAGAGAAATGATTAATCATGATCGAAAATTAACTTTACAAGAATTATCTTCTTAG
- a CDS encoding ABC transporter permease: MTIIVKMLLGNFKFAFKSRKAWWYTATSRSRARFARTTLGSFWLGFSNLLSIGTLGIVYGTVFSVEDFRSYFIYLGFGLLIWNTISSSISNSPNLFACNSSNIKNMNLKPIFYTLEEWAFQIQTFIQSFVLVFFVFLFLKITLISNLLTYSWIPLLNLFIFIYWFPVIVCLICVRFTDIAQLVPIVLQLVFLTSPILYRKESLGSLDWITNLNFIYQILDPLRISIISGYINYQHSILILGINIVGLFCTIKLLDFESKRLPFLL; encoded by the coding sequence ATGACTATTATCGTAAAAATGTTGTTGGGTAATTTTAAATTTGCTTTTAAAAGTAGGAAGGCATGGTGGTATACAGCTACCTCAAGATCAAGAGCAAGATTTGCTAGAACTACTCTTGGAAGCTTTTGGTTAGGTTTTTCTAATTTATTATCTATCGGGACTTTAGGGATTGTTTATGGTACTGTTTTTTCCGTAGAAGACTTTAGGTCTTATTTTATATATTTAGGATTTGGTCTACTCATTTGGAATACAATTAGTTCATCTATCTCGAATTCACCTAATCTGTTTGCATGTAATTCATCGAATATTAAGAATATGAATCTGAAGCCTATTTTTTATACTTTAGAAGAATGGGCTTTTCAGATACAAACTTTTATTCAATCTTTTGTATTAGTGTTTTTTGTATTTCTTTTTTTAAAAATTACATTAATAAGTAATTTATTAACTTATTCATGGATACCATTGTTAAATTTATTTATCTTCATATATTGGTTCCCGGTAATTGTTTGCTTGATTTGTGTTCGGTTCACAGATATTGCTCAATTAGTCCCTATAGTTCTCCAGTTAGTTTTTTTAACTTCCCCAATATTATATAGAAAAGAAAGTTTAGGTTCTTTAGATTGGATTACAAATTTAAACTTTATATATCAGATTTTAGATCCTCTTAGAATTAGTATAATTAGTGGATATATAAATTATCAGCATTCAATTTTAATTTTGGGCATTAATATAGTAGGTCTTTTTTGTACAATTAAATTGCTTGATTTTGAGAGTAAGAGATTACCCTTCTTGCTTTAA
- the secA gene encoding preprotein translocase subunit SecA yields the protein MFAKLLGDPNTRKIKRYAPLVSDINLFEEELVLLSDDDLRARTSDFKIKLKKVSSFKEQLSLLDHLLPEAFAIVREASKRVLGMRHFDVQLIGGMVLHEGQIAEMKTGEGKTLVATLPSYLNALTGRGVHVVTVNDYLAKRDAEWMGQIHRFLGLSVGLVQQDMNPQQRRENYNCDITYATNSELGFDYLRDNMAADKSEIVHRDFQFCVIDEVDSILIDEARTPLIISGQVERSQEKYQKAAEVVNNLLRAKELSKEGIDPEGDYEVDEKQRSCILTDEGFAKTEKFLQVQDLYDPKDPWAHYVTNALKAKELFIKDVNYIVRNKEAVIVDEFTGRVMPGRRWSDGQHQAIEAKENLPIQPETQTLASITYQNFFLLYPRLSGMTGTAKTEEVEFEKTYKLETTVVPTNRKISRADWVDQVFKTESAKWRAVAKETADIHQKGRPVLVGTTSVEKSELLSTLLSEQQIPHNLLNAKPENVEREAEIVAQAGREGAVTIATNMAGRGTDIILGGNSDYMARLKIKEILSHRLVKPEEDHKPPIPLQRKTNSEGFLEAANSSTFSSKKIQSESLKNIYPALLTEDTDKKLASLSAKLVKEWGDRALSSIELDDYIATAAEKTPTKDKNIEELRSAIQIIKTEYEEVLSSEEERVREAGGLHVIGTERHESRRVDNQLRGRSGRQGDLGSTRFFLSLEDNLLRIFGGDRVAGLMNAFRVEEDMPIESGMLTRSLEGAQKKVETYYYDIRKQIFEYDEVMNNQRKAVYSERRRVLDGRELKLQVIGYGQRTMEEIVEAYVNEDLPPEEWDLTNLVSKVKEFIYLLDDLKPEDLLGLNKSELKDFLKEQLRNAYDMKEAQLEQTHPGIMRQAERFFILQQLDTLWREHLQAMDSLRESVGLRGYGQKDPLIEYKNEGYDMFLDMMINMRRNVIYSMFMFQPTQKKIEE from the coding sequence ATGTTTGCGAAATTATTAGGTGACCCAAATACAAGAAAAATTAAACGATATGCTCCTCTCGTCTCAGATATAAATTTGTTTGAAGAAGAATTGGTTCTTTTGAGTGATGACGATCTGAGAGCACGTACAAGTGATTTTAAGATCAAGCTGAAAAAAGTTTCATCATTTAAAGAACAGCTTTCTTTGCTGGATCATCTGCTCCCAGAAGCATTTGCGATTGTGAGAGAGGCTTCTAAAAGAGTATTGGGAATGAGACATTTTGATGTTCAACTTATTGGAGGGATGGTACTTCATGAAGGACAAATTGCCGAGATGAAAACAGGAGAGGGTAAGACATTGGTTGCAACATTGCCAAGCTATCTAAATGCCTTGACTGGCAGGGGGGTCCATGTGGTTACTGTTAATGATTATTTAGCTAAAAGAGATGCTGAATGGATGGGACAAATTCATAGATTTCTTGGTCTTAGTGTTGGATTGGTCCAGCAGGATATGAATCCACAACAAAGAAGAGAAAATTACAATTGTGACATAACATACGCTACTAATTCTGAATTGGGTTTCGATTATCTAAGAGATAATATGGCTGCTGATAAATCAGAAATAGTCCATAGAGATTTTCAGTTTTGTGTTATTGATGAAGTTGATTCGATTTTGATAGATGAAGCAAGAACACCTCTAATTATTTCTGGACAAGTAGAAAGATCTCAGGAAAAATATCAAAAAGCTGCTGAAGTAGTAAATAACTTATTAAGAGCAAAAGAATTAAGTAAAGAGGGAATTGATCCAGAGGGAGACTACGAAGTAGATGAAAAACAAAGGAGTTGTATATTGACAGATGAAGGATTTGCTAAGACTGAAAAGTTTTTACAAGTGCAAGATTTGTACGATCCAAAAGATCCATGGGCTCACTACGTTACCAATGCTTTAAAGGCAAAAGAGCTTTTTATTAAAGATGTTAATTACATAGTTAGAAATAAAGAAGCTGTAATTGTTGATGAATTTACTGGCAGAGTTATGCCTGGTAGAAGGTGGAGTGATGGACAGCATCAAGCTATTGAAGCAAAAGAAAATCTACCAATACAACCAGAAACTCAAACACTGGCTTCAATTACATATCAAAATTTCTTTCTTTTATATCCCAGACTTTCAGGAATGACCGGAACTGCAAAAACTGAGGAAGTTGAATTTGAAAAAACTTATAAATTAGAGACTACAGTTGTTCCAACTAATAGGAAGATTTCCAGAGCAGATTGGGTTGACCAAGTTTTTAAAACTGAATCTGCTAAATGGAGAGCAGTTGCAAAAGAAACTGCTGATATTCATCAAAAAGGCAGACCTGTACTTGTTGGAACTACAAGTGTTGAAAAGAGTGAGTTGTTAAGTACTCTTTTGTCAGAGCAGCAAATACCTCACAACTTATTAAATGCAAAACCTGAAAACGTTGAGAGAGAAGCTGAAATAGTCGCACAAGCAGGGAGAGAGGGCGCTGTAACTATTGCGACTAATATGGCTGGAAGGGGAACGGATATTATCCTGGGTGGAAATAGCGATTACATGGCTCGATTGAAAATAAAGGAAATTCTTAGTCATCGTTTAGTCAAGCCAGAAGAAGATCATAAGCCACCTATTCCTCTACAAAGAAAGACTAATTCAGAGGGATTTTTGGAAGCTGCAAATTCGAGTACTTTTAGTTCAAAAAAAATTCAATCTGAATCTTTAAAAAATATCTATCCTGCTTTGTTGACTGAAGACACAGATAAAAAACTAGCTTCTTTGTCTGCCAAATTGGTTAAAGAATGGGGAGATAGAGCTTTAAGTTCCATTGAGCTAGATGATTACATTGCTACTGCGGCTGAAAAAACGCCTACTAAGGATAAAAATATTGAGGAATTAAGAAGTGCAATACAAATAATCAAAACAGAGTATGAGGAGGTTTTGTCGAGTGAAGAGGAAAGAGTAAGAGAGGCAGGTGGCCTTCATGTGATTGGAACTGAGCGTCATGAGTCTAGGAGAGTGGACAATCAGTTAAGAGGTAGATCTGGTAGGCAAGGAGATTTAGGAAGTACTCGTTTCTTTTTATCGTTAGAAGACAACCTTCTTCGTATTTTTGGAGGGGATAGAGTTGCAGGCCTTATGAATGCTTTTAGGGTAGAGGAAGATATGCCTATTGAGTCGGGTATGCTTACTCGTTCTTTAGAAGGTGCTCAAAAAAAAGTTGAAACTTATTATTATGATATTAGAAAACAAATATTTGAATACGATGAAGTAATGAATAATCAGAGAAAAGCTGTTTACTCAGAAAGAAGAAGGGTATTAGATGGTAGAGAGTTGAAACTTCAAGTTATAGGTTATGGACAAAGAACTATGGAGGAAATAGTTGAAGCATATGTTAACGAAGATTTACCACCTGAAGAGTGGGACTTAACTAATTTAGTTTCTAAAGTGAAAGAATTTATATATTTATTGGATGATCTTAAACCTGAAGATTTACTTGGACTAAATAAAAGTGAATTAAAAGATTTTTTGAAAGAGCAGCTTAGAAATGCTTACGATATGAAGGAAGCTCAATTAGAACAAACTCATCCAGGAATAATGAGACAAGCTGAAAGATTCTTTATTCTTCAGCAATTAGATACCCTTTGGAGAGAGCATTTGCAGGCTATGGATTCACTAAGAGAATCAGTTGGATTAAGAGGATATGGACAAAAAGATCCTTTAATTGAATACAAAAATGAGGGCTACGATATGTTTTTAGATATGATGATAAACATGAGAAGAAATGTAATTTATTCCATGTTTATGTTTCAACCTACTCAAAAGAAAATAGAAGAATAA
- a CDS encoding peptidylprolyl isomerase has translation MKSIDLFPEECITVLQENKLIKPLIKGELIKELLSKIALSKEEEENALQRFIKKLGITDSKALEKWITTNKLTESDLQERANKEFRLTKYCITNFSHKAESRFIERKEELDIVVYSLIRVKDIFKAKEFYLRIIEGESDFGDLATLYSEGLENRTRGIIGPIPLKQAHPRLVTLLTNSKPGVTQPPIEIQGSHLVVRVESYDSAQFDSFMKEKMVLELFDKWIEAEVSNISDNFLLKNEIKNKGVAK, from the coding sequence ATGAAATCAATAGATCTCTTCCCTGAAGAATGCATAACAGTATTGCAAGAAAATAAATTAATTAAACCTCTTATTAAAGGAGAATTAATTAAAGAATTGCTGTCAAAGATCGCTCTTAGCAAGGAAGAGGAGGAAAATGCACTTCAACGTTTTATAAAAAAACTAGGTATAACCGATTCAAAAGCCTTAGAGAAATGGATAACAACTAATAAATTGACTGAAAGTGATTTACAAGAAAGAGCAAATAAAGAATTTAGATTAACGAAATATTGCATAACAAACTTCAGTCACAAGGCTGAGTCAAGATTTATTGAGAGGAAGGAAGAGTTAGATATAGTTGTATATAGCTTAATAAGAGTAAAAGATATTTTTAAAGCAAAGGAGTTTTACTTAAGGATTATAGAAGGAGAAAGTGATTTTGGAGATTTAGCTACACTTTACTCAGAAGGTTTAGAGAATAGAACTCGCGGTATAATTGGTCCAATTCCTTTGAAGCAAGCACATCCAAGACTTGTGACCTTATTAACCAATAGTAAACCAGGGGTAACGCAACCACCTATAGAGATTCAAGGATCACATTTAGTAGTAAGAGTCGAATCTTACGATTCAGCTCAATTTGATAGTTTTATGAAAGAAAAAATGGTATTGGAGTTATTCGACAAATGGATAGAAGCAGAAGTAAGCAACATTTCAGATAATTTTTTACTAAAAAATGAAATAAAAAACAAAGGTGTAGCAAAATGA